One Vitis vinifera cultivar Pinot Noir 40024 chromosome 8, ASM3070453v1 genomic window carries:
- the LOC100259051 gene encoding class I heat shock protein, translating to MSLFIPSCMFDPFSLDIWDPFKGFPFSTTLADPERSAFSSTSCDWKETPDAHIFKADLPGLKKEEVTVEVEEGRVLQISGERSKEQEDKNGKWHQIERSRGKFLRRFRLPENAKMDEVKASMENGVLTVTVPKEEVKKPKVKAIEISG from the coding sequence ATGTCGCTCTTCATTCCAAGCTGCATGTTCGATCCATTCTCTCTGGATATTTGGGATCCCTTCAAAGGCTTCCCTTTCTCCACAACTCTTGCCGACCCTGAAAGATCCGCCTTTTCTAGCACCAGTTGTGACTGGAAGGAAACTCCAGATGCTCACATCTTCAAGGCTGATCTTCCTGGATTAAAGAAGGAAGAGGTGACGGTTGAGGTTGAAGAGGGCCGGGTGCTTCAAATCAGTGGAGAAAGGAGCAAAGAGCAAGAAGACAAGAATGGAAAATGGCATCAGATTGAAAGAAGCAGAGGAAAGTTCCTTCGCAGATTCAGACTTCCTGAAAATGCAAAGATGGATGAGGTTAAAGCCAGCATGGAGAATGGTGTGCTTACTGTAACGGTTCCGAAAGAGGAGGTGAAGAAGCCTAAGGTTAAGGCCATTGAGATCTCCGGCTAG